A single region of the Leptolyngbya sp. 'hensonii' genome encodes:
- a CDS encoding TrkH family potassium uptake protein encodes MTVSRTIALGFIAVILIGTLLLFLPMSVTQSAWFTWNHLLVSLFTSTSAVCVTGHIVVDTGTYFSPWGQAIILGLIQIGGLGYMTATTFLLLLIGRRFGLRDKVALQQALDRAGMQGMAQLIQSIIVTTVFFELTGMFLLLLVFVPQHGLDRGLQLALFHSVSAWNNAGFSLFPDNLVGYQASPLLNLVIPGLIIFGGIGYDVIFEAFLWLRDRVQNRVQKIAFSLNVKVVFSTTLLLLGLGTVAILLADFQNPQTLAPMDFPTKLMAAWFQAVTPRTAGFNTIDIGKMTTTGLFVTIALMFIGGSPGGTAGGIKTTTLRILFSITQAILQGKESVILYRRQVPQSLILKATGVAVGSLMVVIVMTAIITFTDPDIDFIKILFEVMSAFGTVGLSTGITAGLSAIAKLVLIATMYIGRVGVLLLMAALLGDPKPTTLRYPEEELLVG; translated from the coding sequence ATGACGGTATCAAGAACGATTGCCCTGGGATTTATCGCGGTCATTTTGATTGGAACTTTACTGTTGTTCTTGCCGATGTCTGTGACTCAATCCGCCTGGTTCACCTGGAATCATTTACTGGTGTCTCTGTTTACCTCCACTTCTGCTGTCTGTGTCACAGGTCATATTGTGGTGGATACAGGGACCTATTTTTCTCCCTGGGGGCAGGCGATTATTCTGGGGCTGATCCAGATTGGCGGTTTGGGCTACATGACCGCAACGACGTTTCTCCTCTTGCTGATTGGGCGTCGCTTTGGCCTGCGGGATAAGGTTGCCCTGCAACAGGCTTTGGATCGGGCCGGGATGCAGGGTATGGCTCAATTGATCCAATCGATTATCGTGACAACGGTTTTCTTCGAGCTGACGGGCATGTTTTTGCTACTCCTGGTGTTTGTTCCCCAACATGGCCTCGATCGAGGATTGCAACTGGCCCTGTTTCATAGCGTCAGTGCCTGGAACAATGCTGGATTTAGCCTGTTTCCCGACAACTTGGTGGGTTATCAGGCTTCTCCCCTGCTCAATTTGGTGATTCCAGGGTTGATTATTTTTGGGGGAATTGGCTATGACGTAATTTTTGAAGCCTTCCTCTGGCTCCGAGATCGGGTGCAGAATCGAGTTCAGAAGATAGCCTTTTCCCTCAATGTCAAGGTTGTTTTCAGTACAACCCTGCTGTTACTGGGTTTGGGAACGGTGGCGATTCTGCTGGCAGATTTTCAAAATCCCCAGACCCTCGCTCCGATGGACTTCCCTACCAAACTAATGGCTGCCTGGTTCCAGGCCGTGACGCCTCGAACAGCCGGGTTCAATACAATCGATATTGGCAAAATGACCACCACAGGATTGTTTGTGACGATCGCGCTGATGTTTATTGGGGGCAGCCCGGGGGGAACGGCTGGCGGAATTAAGACCACGACTCTACGGATCCTGTTCAGCATTACTCAGGCCATTTTGCAAGGCAAGGAATCAGTGATTCTCTACCGGCGACAGGTTCCCCAGTCCTTGATTCTGAAAGCAACAGGTGTAGCTGTAGGGTCTCTGATGGTCGTGATTGTGATGACCGCCATTATTACGTTTACAGATCCTGACATTGACTTTATCAAGATCCTGTTTGAGGTCATGTCCGCTTTTGGGACAGTAGGGCTCTCCACTGGGATTACGGCGGGTCTCTCTGCGATCGCCAAACTGGTGCTGATTGCCACTATGTATATTGGTCGGGTCGGTGTCTTGCTCCTCATGGCCGCTCTTTTAGGAGACCCCAAACCCACGACCCTGCGATACCCTGAGGAAGAGTTGCTGGTCGGTTGA
- a CDS encoding TrkA family potassium uptake protein produces MNLSSLAFFRTLRPDHKKQFAVIGLGRFGRAVCLTLRRLGYEVLAMDADEKRVAASLTDQVASHILQLDSTQSSALHEAGVFELDTVIVAIGNYVEESIITTLNLKEGGVPHVIAKASSEIHEKLLRKVGADHVVFPEHETGCSLAHSLTRPGILDRFELDPDHSIVEVVVPPEFDGKTIAELELRNRYGLNLLAVSQDDKFEINPRPERVLHQGSAIVVIGCNTAVEKLPLR; encoded by the coding sequence GTGAATCTCTCCTCTTTAGCCTTCTTTCGCACGCTACGACCTGATCACAAGAAACAATTTGCCGTTATTGGATTGGGTCGTTTTGGACGGGCAGTTTGTCTGACCCTGCGTCGTCTGGGGTATGAGGTGCTGGCCATGGATGCGGATGAAAAGCGAGTAGCGGCCAGCCTGACCGATCAGGTGGCTTCCCATATTTTGCAACTGGACTCTACCCAATCCTCTGCCTTGCATGAGGCTGGAGTGTTTGAGCTGGACACAGTGATTGTGGCGATCGGTAACTATGTGGAAGAAAGCATTATCACCACCCTGAACTTGAAGGAAGGGGGGGTTCCCCATGTGATTGCCAAGGCTTCCTCAGAGATCCATGAAAAGTTGCTCCGTAAGGTGGGGGCAGATCATGTGGTCTTCCCAGAGCATGAGACGGGCTGTTCTCTGGCCCATTCCCTCACCCGGCCCGGTATCCTGGATCGGTTTGAGCTGGACCCGGATCACAGTATTGTGGAAGTGGTGGTTCCGCCCGAATTTGATGGCAAGACCATTGCTGAACTGGAACTTCGGAACCGCTATGGCCTGAATCTGCTGGCTGTCAGTCAGGATGATAAGTTTGAGATCAACCCCCGTCCAGAACGGGTTCTCCATCAGGGTTCGGCGATCGTGGTCATTGGTTGTAACACCGCTGTCGAAAAACTCCCCCTGCGATAG
- a CDS encoding lysophospholipid acyltransferase family protein has protein sequence MPHKINLTDRSGWSLDHRDPQVIQSLMPIWDWFYHIYFRVRTSGWHHVPPPGRVMFVGSHNGGLAAPDMFMMMYDWFRRFGLDRPIYGLMHPKVWQIAPPLADLAVQAGAVKAHPKMAIAALRRDAGILVYPGGARDVFRPYGMRHQICLAGNRTFIRIALEYEVTIVPVIASGAHETFLVLADLYQQMRQLHAWGMPWMLNIDPEVFPVYLGLPWGLAFGPLPHFPLPMQIHTHICPPITFQQYGRAAACDRAYVDACYNLVCTQMQQEMDALAQGQIKPELMD, from the coding sequence ATGCCCCACAAGATTAATCTGACCGATCGATCGGGCTGGTCCCTCGATCACCGCGACCCTCAAGTCATTCAATCCCTGATGCCAATCTGGGATTGGTTCTATCACATCTATTTTCGGGTTCGAACCAGTGGCTGGCACCATGTCCCTCCCCCTGGTCGGGTCATGTTTGTCGGCTCCCACAATGGGGGATTGGCCGCCCCAGATATGTTCATGATGATGTATGACTGGTTCCGCCGCTTCGGCCTAGACCGACCCATCTATGGACTCATGCATCCGAAGGTCTGGCAGATTGCTCCCCCGCTGGCAGACTTAGCCGTGCAGGCGGGGGCCGTCAAGGCCCATCCCAAAATGGCGATCGCGGCCCTGCGTCGAGACGCAGGCATCCTGGTCTACCCTGGCGGAGCCAGGGATGTATTCCGCCCCTATGGCATGCGGCACCAGATCTGTCTGGCAGGCAACCGCACCTTTATCCGAATTGCTCTGGAATATGAAGTCACGATCGTGCCGGTAATCGCCTCTGGAGCCCATGAAACGTTTCTCGTGCTGGCCGATCTCTACCAGCAAATGCGCCAACTTCATGCCTGGGGTATGCCCTGGATGCTGAATATCGATCCAGAGGTCTTCCCGGTCTATCTGGGACTGCCCTGGGGTCTTGCTTTCGGCCCTCTGCCCCACTTTCCCCTGCCCATGCAGATCCATACCCACATTTGCCCTCCCATCACTTTTCAGCAATATGGTCGGGCCGCCGCCTGCGATCGAGCCTATGTGGACGCCTGTTACAATCTGGTCTGCACCCAGATGCAGCAGGAAATGGATGCGCTGGCACAGGGGCAGATCAAACCAGAACTTATGGATTAA
- a CDS encoding glycosyltransferase family 2 protein, which translates to MLDTITPVILTFNEAPNLDRTLRQLAWADRIIVVDSYSTDATLDILKRYPQVEVFQRPFHTHADQWNFGLQQVESDWVLSLDADYRLSNELIAEMDRLDPEAAIAGYFIPFKYCVFGKPLRGTLLPPRAALFQRFRATYIDDGHTQLLQVNGDCATLQAPIYHDDRKPLSRWLWAQDRYSLLEVQKLQSTPTEALSLGDRLRRNKVVAPFVILVYCLLVHRGILDGPAGWYYAFQRVLAEILLSIRLIEAEQQGMEG; encoded by the coding sequence ATGCTAGACACCATCACTCCGGTTATTCTGACCTTTAACGAAGCCCCCAACCTCGATCGCACCCTGCGCCAGCTCGCCTGGGCCGACCGCATCATCGTCGTAGACAGCTACAGCACCGATGCCACCCTGGACATTCTAAAGCGTTATCCTCAAGTGGAGGTCTTTCAACGTCCGTTCCATACCCATGCCGATCAGTGGAATTTTGGGCTGCAGCAGGTAGAGAGCGACTGGGTGCTCTCCCTTGATGCCGACTATCGCTTAAGCAACGAACTGATTGCCGAGATGGATCGGTTGGATCCAGAAGCGGCGATCGCAGGCTACTTCATCCCCTTCAAGTACTGTGTGTTCGGCAAACCCCTGCGGGGCACCCTGCTCCCTCCACGGGCCGCCCTGTTTCAGCGTTTCAGGGCCACCTATATTGACGACGGTCATACCCAACTGCTCCAGGTGAATGGGGATTGCGCCACCCTGCAAGCGCCCATCTACCATGACGATCGCAAACCCCTGAGCCGCTGGCTCTGGGCCCAGGACCGTTACTCCCTCCTGGAAGTCCAGAAGTTGCAATCCACACCCACTGAGGCTTTGAGCTTGGGCGATCGACTACGGCGGAACAAGGTCGTTGCCCCCTTCGTGATCCTGGTTTACTGCCTGCTGGTGCATCGGGGTATTCTGGATGGTCCGGCTGGATGGTACTATGCCTTTCAGCGAGTTCTGGCAGAAATCCTTCTCTCCATTCGCCTGATTGAAGCAGAGCAACAGGGGATGGAAGGATGA
- a CDS encoding glycosyltransferase has product MKILHVIPSVAPVRGGPSQAVLQMVRELRSQGVEAEIATTNDAGDGLLDVPLHQRILYTEPGSSGAAVPVRFFPRYSPPIAPVREFAFSASLTRWLGHHLAAYDLVHVHAIFSYPSTAAMAIARGQGVPYIVRPLGQLCQWSLDQGRRKKQLYLDLMERQNLQGSRAMHFTSEQELGEARSLNLTSPGFVVPHGLTLPTPIPEARQQLRQSLQLPTDEPVLLFMSRLHPKKGLEYLIPALGELKAQRFTFVIAGTGAADYEAEIDRLLAAHGLADRTRRIGFASGDLKQLLLQGADLFALPSHSENFGIAVLEALAAGLPALVTPGVALADLIQRHSLGLVVQQDRQEIAAALQQGLQYPRKMRRMGDRARQVVRQEFTWERIASRLIQQYEGAYTTL; this is encoded by the coding sequence ATGAAAATTCTCCATGTGATTCCTTCGGTAGCCCCAGTCCGGGGTGGTCCCAGTCAGGCTGTCTTACAGATGGTGCGGGAGCTGCGATCTCAGGGGGTGGAGGCCGAGATTGCCACCACCAATGATGCTGGAGATGGCCTACTGGATGTGCCTCTGCACCAGCGGATTCTCTATACCGAGCCTGGCAGTTCCGGGGCAGCCGTCCCCGTGCGATTCTTCCCCCGCTATTCCCCCCCCATCGCCCCGGTGCGAGAGTTCGCTTTCTCTGCCAGTCTGACCCGATGGCTGGGCCATCATCTCGCCGCCTATGATCTGGTCCATGTCCATGCCATTTTCTCCTATCCCTCCACGGCAGCCATGGCGATCGCCCGAGGGCAGGGGGTTCCCTACATCGTCCGGCCTTTGGGCCAGCTCTGCCAATGGTCCCTAGATCAGGGACGGCGGAAAAAGCAACTTTACCTGGATCTGATGGAGCGTCAAAACCTCCAGGGGAGTCGGGCCATGCACTTCACCTCAGAACAGGAGTTGGGCGAAGCCAGATCCCTGAACCTGACCTCACCTGGCTTTGTCGTGCCCCACGGTCTCACCCTGCCCACCCCAATTCCAGAGGCCAGACAACAGTTACGGCAATCCCTGCAACTCCCTACCGATGAACCCGTGCTCCTGTTTATGTCTCGCCTGCACCCCAAAAAGGGACTGGAGTACCTGATTCCAGCCCTGGGAGAACTGAAGGCCCAGCGGTTCACCTTTGTCATTGCTGGCACTGGTGCAGCCGACTACGAAGCCGAGATCGATCGTTTATTAGCGGCCCATGGTCTGGCCGATCGCACCCGTCGAATTGGCTTCGCCAGCGGCGATCTGAAACAGTTGCTGCTCCAGGGCGCTGATTTATTTGCCCTACCCTCCCATTCCGAAAACTTTGGCATTGCGGTTCTGGAAGCACTGGCTGCCGGTCTACCGGCTCTAGTCACACCAGGGGTGGCCCTGGCTGACCTGATCCAGCGCCATAGCCTGGGCCTGGTGGTCCAGCAGGACCGTCAGGAGATTGCTGCTGCCCTCCAGCAGGGGTTGCAATATCCCCGCAAAATGCGCCGTATGGGCGATCGTGCCCGTCAGGTGGTGCGCCAGGAATTTACCTGGGAACGCATCGCCAGCCGCCTGATCCAGCAGTACGAAGGGGCCTATACCACCCTGTAA
- a CDS encoding glycosyltransferase, whose product MMMHSPLIHFWAPGLFDFKGGIQVYSQFLLQALQEVYPQARYEVFLMHDRQPVVLTTPNVRFHCFGHLPSRLRKVIYAASLIQTGWHQRPDLVLTTHLNFTRAAAQLKRLTGTPYWTVAHGFEAWNVQQPSLRKALTGADRILGVSSYTCDRLLQEQNLAIHQVDRLPNTFEADRFRIAPKPAHLLQRHGLQPNQPVILTVNRLAAGEPFHSYDQILAALPQIRQMLPEVHYLIVGKGDDRPRLERLIAERQLQDCVTLAGFISDTELPDYYNLCDLFAMPSTLEGFGIVYLEALASGKPVLGGLDGAIDALEQGRLGALVDPHDIPAISQTLTQILQGTYPNPLLYQPMALRKAAIQSFGKAAFRQTLAGLLATSSLGRKAAPQPKALVSSNLVQFTSESL is encoded by the coding sequence ATGATGATGCATTCCCCTCTGATTCATTTCTGGGCTCCTGGATTGTTTGATTTCAAGGGCGGTATCCAGGTCTATTCCCAGTTCCTGCTGCAGGCGTTGCAGGAGGTCTATCCCCAGGCTCGCTACGAAGTTTTTCTGATGCACGATCGCCAGCCTGTGGTCCTGACAACACCCAATGTGCGGTTCCATTGTTTCGGTCATCTTCCATCCCGCCTGCGGAAGGTGATCTATGCTGCCAGTCTGATCCAGACCGGATGGCACCAACGACCGGATCTGGTGCTGACGACTCATCTTAATTTCACCCGAGCAGCGGCTCAACTGAAACGACTGACGGGGACGCCCTACTGGACGGTGGCCCACGGCTTCGAAGCCTGGAATGTGCAGCAGCCCTCCCTGCGAAAGGCACTGACTGGGGCAGATCGGATTTTGGGGGTGAGCAGCTACACCTGCGATCGCCTGTTACAAGAGCAAAACCTGGCGATTCACCAGGTCGATCGGCTACCCAATACCTTCGAGGCCGATCGCTTCCGGATTGCCCCTAAACCAGCTCACCTGCTGCAACGTCATGGCCTGCAACCCAACCAGCCGGTCATTCTCACCGTCAATCGGCTGGCTGCGGGGGAACCCTTCCACAGCTACGACCAGATTCTGGCGGCCCTGCCCCAGATCCGGCAGATGTTGCCGGAAGTGCATTACCTGATTGTGGGCAAAGGGGACGATCGACCTCGGCTGGAACGGCTGATTGCCGAGCGACAACTGCAGGATTGTGTCACCCTGGCCGGTTTCATCTCCGATACGGAGCTACCGGACTACTACAATCTCTGTGACCTGTTCGCCATGCCCAGCACCCTGGAAGGGTTTGGCATTGTCTATCTGGAAGCCCTGGCCTCTGGAAAGCCGGTACTGGGTGGGCTGGATGGGGCGATCGATGCCCTGGAGCAGGGCCGCCTGGGAGCCTTGGTAGACCCACACGACATCCCTGCCATCAGTCAGACGCTAACACAAATTCTGCAGGGCACCTATCCGAATCCCCTCCTATATCAACCCATGGCCCTACGAAAAGCTGCGATTCAGAGCTTTGGCAAAGCTGCCTTCCGGCAAACCCTGGCTGGTCTGCTGGCTACCTCCTCCCTGGGCAGAAAAGCCGCGCCGCAGCCCAAAGCCCTGGTTTCAAGCAACCTTGTCCAGTTCACATCCGAATCTCTATGA
- a CDS encoding MraY family glycosyltransferase, which produces MVVLTVFSTALLLTLLITPLVRQIGLTLGWVDRPGERKLHQQSMVRIGGVAIATGTLIALLLIGQLGAPLFESRVFLGVILGSIGFFTIGLADDVLNLPPVTRLLLQAVAAGVAWSLGVRLEAVPMPGIGLVSVGILSLPITFLWLAGVANAINWMDGLDGLAAGMSTIVALTLSMLCLGQHSGPIALIAMALAGAGLGFLRYNATPARIFMGDGGSYFIGFLLAAVSVSGVMTTQSFTAVLLPYVALAVPVLDMLLVIVSRVLDGKSPLFADQRHLHHRLLRFGFSRPATVWLMYGLTLWAGMSAIVLSFSPLGWLGVMGVLALLGCSYLVSGSDPKGSLEINRTHNRVPI; this is translated from the coding sequence ATGGTCGTCCTCACAGTTTTCTCCACTGCCCTCCTGCTCACCCTGCTGATCACTCCCCTCGTGCGTCAGATCGGACTAACGCTGGGATGGGTCGATCGACCCGGTGAGCGCAAACTCCACCAACAATCTATGGTCCGGATTGGGGGGGTTGCGATCGCCACCGGTACCCTGATCGCCCTGCTGTTGATCGGGCAGCTAGGGGCTCCCCTATTTGAATCAAGGGTATTTCTGGGAGTCATCCTGGGCAGCATCGGCTTCTTCACGATCGGCCTGGCGGATGATGTGCTGAACCTTCCCCCCGTGACCCGGCTGTTGCTCCAGGCTGTGGCCGCTGGCGTGGCCTGGAGTCTGGGAGTCCGCCTGGAAGCCGTTCCCATGCCAGGAATCGGATTGGTCTCTGTCGGCATCTTGAGCCTGCCCATCACCTTCCTCTGGCTGGCCGGGGTGGCCAATGCTATCAACTGGATGGATGGCCTAGATGGGCTAGCTGCTGGGATGAGCACAATCGTCGCCCTGACGCTCTCCATGCTGTGCCTGGGTCAGCATTCTGGTCCGATCGCCCTGATTGCAATGGCCCTGGCCGGAGCTGGCCTGGGCTTCCTGCGATACAACGCTACCCCAGCCCGCATTTTCATGGGGGATGGCGGCTCTTACTTCATCGGCTTTTTGCTGGCTGCCGTCAGCGTCTCTGGTGTGATGACAACCCAGAGCTTCACTGCGGTCCTTCTGCCCTATGTAGCTCTGGCCGTACCAGTCCTGGACATGCTCCTGGTAATTGTCTCCCGGGTACTGGACGGCAAATCCCCCCTGTTTGCAGATCAGCGTCACCTGCATCATCGACTGCTGCGCTTCGGGTTTTCCCGGCCTGCGACGGTCTGGCTGATGTACGGGTTAACCCTCTGGGCCGGGATGAGTGCGATCGTCCTTTCCTTTAGCCCCCTGGGCTGGTTGGGGGTAATGGGTGTACTGGCTCTACTGGGTTGTTCTTATCTGGTGTCGGGCTCTGATCCGAAGGGTTCGCTCGAAATCAATCGCACCCATAACCGTGTCCCAATCTGA
- a CDS encoding glycosyltransferase family 4 protein, with amino-acid sequence MLKLAIITSHPIQYYAPWFRYLAQQRDLSIRVFYLWDFGVTQQVDREFQQSFQWDIPLLSGYDFEFVPNVSQHPGTQNIWGLQNPTLMQQIRQYGPDAILLMNYNFASLYRLMWSWKETPLLFRGDSHRLLPQQGLKAWARRQWISRVYQQFAACLYVGEANRGYFRYHGVPDDRLFFSPHAIETDRFFAQSKVATQEAQRWKQELGIPAHHQVILFAGKFILKKRPLDLLQAFLRANLTDVSLLLVGSGNLESELRTQAAHHPQVYFAPFQNQSLMPRTYAIADLFVLPSYGPDETWGLAVNEAMCLGKPILVSDHVGCAADLVHPNQNGLIFPAGDRAALADRLREAFADRARLQVWGESSRERIQQYSYAQATAGLMQALSWTQTQFSKF; translated from the coding sequence ATGCTAAAACTTGCAATTATTACGTCCCACCCGATTCAGTACTACGCGCCCTGGTTTCGCTATTTAGCCCAGCAACGCGATCTCTCGATTCGGGTCTTTTATTTGTGGGATTTCGGGGTTACTCAACAGGTCGATCGGGAGTTTCAACAATCTTTCCAGTGGGATATTCCCTTGCTCTCCGGCTATGACTTTGAGTTTGTGCCCAATGTCAGCCAGCATCCCGGCACTCAGAATATCTGGGGGCTACAAAATCCAACGCTGATGCAGCAAATCCGCCAATATGGACCTGATGCCATTCTCCTGATGAATTACAACTTTGCCAGTCTGTACCGCCTGATGTGGTCCTGGAAAGAGACTCCCCTGCTGTTTCGGGGAGATTCCCATCGCCTGCTGCCCCAGCAGGGGCTAAAAGCCTGGGCCCGCAGACAATGGATTTCCAGGGTGTATCAGCAATTTGCTGCCTGTCTCTACGTGGGTGAGGCCAATCGGGGATACTTTCGCTATCACGGGGTTCCAGACGATCGGCTCTTCTTTTCTCCCCATGCGATCGAGACCGATCGCTTCTTCGCTCAATCAAAGGTTGCCACCCAGGAAGCTCAGCGCTGGAAGCAAGAATTGGGCATTCCAGCCCATCATCAGGTGATTCTGTTTGCTGGGAAATTTATTCTGAAAAAACGTCCCCTGGATCTCTTACAGGCATTTTTGCGGGCGAATCTTACTGATGTTTCTCTCCTGCTGGTGGGTTCGGGAAACCTGGAGTCGGAGCTGCGAACTCAAGCCGCTCACCATCCCCAGGTTTACTTCGCCCCTTTCCAGAATCAGAGTCTGATGCCCCGCACCTATGCGATCGCGGATCTGTTTGTCCTGCCCAGTTACGGTCCCGACGAAACCTGGGGACTGGCTGTCAACGAGGCCATGTGCCTGGGGAAACCGATTCTGGTCAGTGACCATGTGGGCTGTGCCGCCGATCTGGTCCATCCCAACCAGAATGGACTGATTTTTCCAGCGGGCGATCGGGCTGCCCTGGCCGATCGATTGCGCGAGGCATTTGCCGATCGGGCTCGGCTGCAGGTCTGGGGAGAATCCAGTCGTGAGCGGATTCAGCAGTACAGCTATGCCCAAGCCACAGCCGGATTGATGCAGGCGTTATCCTGGACCCAGACCCAATTCTCAAAATTCTAG
- a CDS encoding glycosyltransferase, translated as MGLQTRPSITETQTIRHGTNQRSQRRVLIVSPHFPPTNAPDHQRIRVALPYLQELGWEAQILAVRPDEVPHPQDPDLERAIPEGLPITRTGALPSRWTRQLGLGGVGWRCWLDFKRAGDRLLATQPFDLVFFSTTIFPVMTLGPIWQKQFGVPYVLDFQDPWLTDYQHRPQVSPPGGRFKYGMIQALARISEPYAVRSANHILSVSPTYPQTLQQRYPQLREEQFTVLPFGAPEQDFARLPELGIRQSIFDPKDGKRHWVYVGRGGADLAIALRALFAAIHQERDRAPHLWQAVHLHFVGTSYAPPPLAVKTIAPISAEYGLADMVSEHPYRIPYFEAQQLLVESDAILMLGSDNPSYTASKLYPGILARKPILAIFHGQSSVVEILQRCEAGTVIPFTPEENLERVVQRVIPSLKSLLQQTESHYPETNWEAFRPYSGYEMTRRLCGMFDRVVEG; from the coding sequence ATGGGACTTCAAACACGACCATCCATCACAGAGACACAGACAATCCGTCATGGCACCAATCAGCGATCGCAACGACGAGTGCTGATCGTCAGCCCCCACTTTCCCCCCACCAATGCCCCCGACCATCAGCGGATTCGGGTGGCCCTCCCCTACCTGCAAGAGTTAGGCTGGGAAGCTCAGATTCTGGCTGTCCGCCCCGATGAGGTGCCCCATCCCCAGGACCCGGATCTGGAACGGGCCATCCCGGAGGGATTACCCATCACTCGCACGGGCGCACTCCCCAGCCGATGGACCCGGCAGCTCGGTCTGGGTGGAGTTGGCTGGCGCTGCTGGCTGGATTTCAAACGAGCTGGCGATCGACTCCTAGCAACTCAACCCTTTGATCTGGTATTCTTCTCGACCACCATTTTCCCAGTTATGACTCTGGGCCCAATCTGGCAAAAACAGTTTGGCGTCCCCTACGTGCTGGATTTTCAGGATCCCTGGCTGACGGACTATCAACATCGGCCCCAGGTTAGCCCCCCCGGCGGACGCTTCAAGTACGGGATGATTCAGGCCCTGGCCCGAATCTCTGAACCCTATGCAGTCCGCTCAGCCAATCACATTTTGAGCGTTTCCCCCACCTATCCCCAGACATTACAGCAACGCTACCCCCAGCTCAGGGAGGAGCAATTCACAGTCCTTCCCTTTGGGGCTCCGGAGCAGGATTTTGCCCGACTTCCTGAGCTGGGTATTCGGCAGTCTATTTTCGATCCCAAGGATGGCAAACGGCACTGGGTCTATGTGGGGCGTGGAGGAGCAGATCTGGCGATCGCCCTACGGGCCTTGTTTGCGGCAATTCACCAGGAACGAGATCGAGCTCCCCATCTCTGGCAAGCAGTGCACCTGCATTTTGTGGGCACCAGCTATGCTCCGCCCCCGCTGGCCGTCAAAACGATCGCGCCGATCTCTGCAGAGTATGGTTTAGCGGATATGGTCAGTGAGCATCCCTATCGCATTCCTTACTTTGAGGCTCAGCAATTGCTGGTGGAAAGTGATGCCATCCTGATGCTGGGGTCTGATAATCCCAGCTATACGGCTTCTAAGCTATACCCTGGTATTCTGGCCCGTAAACCGATTCTGGCAATTTTTCATGGTCAAAGTTCGGTGGTGGAGATTCTGCAGCGATGTGAAGCAGGCACGGTGATTCCTTTTACGCCAGAAGAAAATCTGGAGAGGGTTGTACAGCGGGTGATTCCGTCTTTGAAATCCCTTTTACAACAAACTGAATCCCATTACCCTGAAACCAACTGGGAGGCTTTTCGGCCTTATTCAGGTTATGAGATGACACGGCGGCTCTGTGGGATGTTCGATCGGGTGGTGGAGGGATGA
- a CDS encoding response regulator transcription factor, whose translation MPGVKEQQERHILLIEDDIVAASLIAFLLKREGYSPQIARDGQEAYDLINQSPPPHLVLLDRMLPYMDGLELLEHIRCQTSWQQVPIVMLTATNTEQSAVEAFDAGVDDYIVKPFRPQELMARIRRFFRVNSR comes from the coding sequence ATGCCAGGGGTGAAAGAGCAGCAGGAACGACATATTTTGCTCATTGAAGATGACATTGTTGCAGCAAGTTTGATTGCGTTCTTATTAAAGCGGGAAGGATACAGTCCTCAGATTGCTAGAGATGGTCAGGAAGCTTACGACTTGATTAACCAGTCTCCACCGCCGCATCTGGTTTTGTTGGATAGGATGCTGCCCTATATGGATGGCTTGGAACTTCTGGAGCATATTCGGTGCCAGACGAGCTGGCAGCAAGTTCCAATTGTCATGTTGACGGCAACAAATACGGAGCAATCTGCAGTTGAAGCGTTTGATGCCGGTGTGGACGACTATATTGTTAAACCCTTTCGCCCACAGGAGTTGATGGCTCGCATTCGACGGTTTTTCCGGGTGAATTCCCGGTAA